ataaactatatttaccTTCGTAAAAGAATTCGTCGAGTTTTCGaagcctaaaaataaatataataactatattCATTTGTTGTAAGAAATTTTCGACTCGTCGTTTTCGTGAGTATTAAGTTGTTTTGGTACAAAATTTCAGAGTTGTATTcgtttttataaaatagttacttAAATCCGATAGTTTGATTAATAACAAAACGTAGttattttacggattttctcgaaaaacgggcagagtttcctctgtttttggacgcccccgacaacaccAGTTGTCGTTATTAGATCAAAATTCAACCAATAATATCAATATGTTAATTTTTCTTCGTATGCTTGAAATGTAAAACAAATTTCTATCGAGTCGGTTCAAGCTCGTGTGTCACGtaacatataaaaaaaataacgAGATAATCGTGCCGCTTTACCAAATTTCTAATGTTGTAACGCCAAAAATGTTGACTGAGTCGAccgggtcaactgagttgaccgggtcgactcgctgagttgaccaggttgaccgagttgactcggtttgaccgagtcaaccatACCGAAGTTGAATCTGACCAAACCGCTTGACCCGAACCGTTGACCGAACCTAACCGCCTCTCCTTTGACCAGCTTTGGCTGCTTGTGACCCGGTGTTGACCGAACTTTCCTCGAACCCAACCGAACCCAGACCGTAGCTGAGCCGAACACCCAAACCTGACCCGAGACTGAAATGACTAGAACCAATCATCATCTCCATCAACCACAGTGGCCGttaacaacaaaatcatcatcatcactttctGTTTTgcaagaaataaaaagaatatgaGGTGATTACCGGAATACTCGTCGGACCGAGACAAGGACCGCCGGTCCGAGTCAAGGACCACCGGTCCGAGATGCAACCGCCGCCGCACTCCACTGCCACCGCCGCTCACGGCGGTGCTGCTCCTCCGGCGCTCTTTCTTTCGTCTCGATCTCTCTCTCATCGATCCTTCTTCTTTGCTTGGTCACCGCACCATCACCAAACGATGGTGGTGGTCGGCCGATTACACCAGATCGGAGAAGGGGTGTGCAGGTGGGTGTTTGTCGGCCGGTTACCGAGGGGTCGGAGGGGTGTGGCCGGCTCCTTGCCGGCGGTTTCaacagagagagagaggggatCGAGAGGGTGATGGTAGGATGTGAGAGATGAAGGGTGTTTGAACTTTGAGTGTGAATTGTATTGTCTGCATATGTGTTGCATCGAGAGAGAGGAGGGAGTCAGACTTTTAagtctgttgttgttgttatgtATATGAAGATCAAGAGAGGTGAAAGAGAGACActctagtgttttttttttttttttttgtgtgtaaaAGAGAGGATTGAGTAGTGCATTTATAGAGTAGAGAGTTTTTATTGCCCTTTGGTGTATTCACATTGCATTTAGGTCGGTTGTTCTATCCTTGAAACTAAAATCTTTTGTAGAGATTTGGTAGGATTTGATAAGATTTTGTAAATCTTATGTAGATTTTATGAATCTTGTATAGATTCTAATATATTATgtgcaggtttaggcttgtgggttttgggcttgggcccggGGCCCACAAGTCCATATCATGTGTAAGTGGTCTGTAATTACTACGAGACCCGGTATCGCGACCCAAACTTCGTAAGCATAAAATATTTGTGCAACATCCATATTTgttggcgttgtcagtatttcgtaCGGTGTCAGTCCGTTGTTGTTTGATGTTCCGCAGATCCCACACGAATCTTCACACGCGTACTGTAAAGTCGtatagacgttcctaggcacttCAAAGTCCCAATTAAGTTTATTTGCGCTGTAAGCACTATTTATTATTGCGTTAATCctctgttaatcacgtaattaagatccgtaaattaccggttgtcacattctccccctgttacagaaatttcgtcctcgaaatttacaCTATGTTATCTCTTCAGAATTGTGTTTCAAAAGTTGATGTCAAGGGAAAACAAGATGTATAGATACAGTCACTAGTGTGACTAAGTTAACAGGATCCAACAATGAACAGGAACTTCGACCAATCGAATTCCATGTGAACGTTTATAACATGTAAACgagttctagaagcaataacatccactggatgaacttagaatcaacaatctcaaatgtaatagtttgcatgaaacgctcgatcgtgaTCAGCGCAAGCTGCAAGtcataccgacgccacaaggtgtcgcaatgaaacaatttaataatagaggtgatcgaacaagtatcacctgtgttttgcataaAACGCTCAATCAtaattagcccaagctacaagtttctactgacaccacaaggtgtcgtagtgatttaaATAATCCAATAttagcggtgatcaaacaatttcaccgtgtttgaagtcaaatgaaagcGTAATAAGGTGAATCCGAAAGTTTGTTTCAAATGACATCATAGAATTTTCAATTGAAATTTGAACatcaaagaaataatgttttcgatcgaagGTGAAGAAGCAATGGATATCGCAAAATTTTCGATCGATAATGAAAGAACCGTTAGTAGGTACACCGGAAtgtaaaaatgaatttgtgtaccattgtcttaacacactaTTGTATTAAGACAGCTTTGATATAATAAATCGAAGTGGATTTAAAGtaatcaataaataaatatttaaatccgtgcatgagatgCCGAAATGAGTTTAGCGCAAGCTTTAGTTAAGTGAAAACACCACCACAAGGTGTCAAAATCAACAAACAATTTAATGGAGTCGAATGCCAAACAAGTTCACTTTGACTCGGAACAAATGAAACGCTTGTTAAtacgaatttgaatatgatgttttcaatacatcatatggtgtttTGAATCGAACATGTGTAatggacaagttcaaacaattgaacttggttttagcgcaatccgacaataaacatatgtatcaacaagaaaactttcggcatggtcacaatgaaaaaccatgtatgtaacttgtaaaGAAATGATCATgatacaatgaccattaagaggagtagagatgcgaaaatctactcagtgAGCGTGAAATTCGAAATTTCAATAATAgaaatttgaggactttacctggggtttcgTGTGACGACcaattgttaggtgacattaccatggaatgtcgaacatatcGTATTCGTCGTTAACCGAAATAGGGGGGATGTGGAGACATACGTCTTTTCCTTGGAGTGATTCGTGTCGTTGCAGGATCGCGTGACAAGTTGTCGTTTCCTGGCCGTTAGTTCTCCTGCTGACAGGAATCTAGCGTCGTCGTTGAATTGCGCCATCGCGTCTTTTCAAAGGCCTCGCCTCGAtagtcgtatgtgacgtacttcaacctctGTTGATGTAAGCTTAAGTTCCACGTATACCTGTGCGCTAGCGTCGTGTGCCATGTAGAAGGTGATGTACCCCGACATCTGTGGACATAAAAATTGAGTTCCATGTATTCCCGTGCGCTAGCGTTttgttatgcgtaggctgcctgctcggggagttaaaatatcatagacaatGTGGATAATAGTGTGTACCCGAGTTAATATTCGCGATTCCTACGTGATGTCCATGCACAAATAATCGATCATAATCAAATACGCATGTTaatcaccaataagcaatcaagtaattcccctagtcccactagtctatcctcccagcctctcagactgaacttcctagtcccactagactatccgcccagcctctcagactgaatcttctagtcccactagactatcctcccagcctctcagactgaatcttctagtcccactagactatccttccagcctcccagactgaatctcctagtcccactagactatccttccagcctctcagactgaatctcctaggcccactagactatcctcccagcctctcagactgaatctcctagtcccactagtctatcctcccagtctctcagactgaatctcctagtcccactagactatcctcccagtctctcagactgaatcttctagtctctcagactaccttcccagcctctcagactgaatcttctagtctctcagactaccttcccagcctctcagactgaatcttctagtctctcagactaccttcccagcctctcagactgaatcttctagtctctcagactacctttccagcctctcagactgaatcttctagtctctcagactacctttccagcctctcagactgaatcttctagtctctcagactacctttccagcctctcagactgaatcttctagtctctcagactacctttccagcctctcagactgaatcttctagtctctcagactacctttccagcctctcagactgaatcttctagtctctcagactaccttcccagcctctcagactgaattcccttttccgaaggtcttaaatgcatgtttcctaaactctcagagtgtTGTGTACTGTATGTAATTGTTTTATGCATTGTGTGTAAAACACCACAATATCGTGTGTTTGGAGACAAAATTTTGACTATTTGTTTTTTAGCAACGggtggagaccatattcgagtactaggcgttctgtatgtgttcAGTGTCTCAATGATCTAAGTCCCCAGGGGGaaaggtgaggttagagcctaggtatcacaacagaaacctaattcgctgtaacctatagctctgataccaatctgtcacaccccgaaattatcagagcattggcgtgactggactggtatcttcattgcacagcggaagcaaataagctaagtctttctagaaactaaacgcccactaagtactcgactcttcatggtcctcctattccaaccgtgccttgtcttagaaatgcaacctga
This is a stretch of genomic DNA from Helianthus annuus cultivar XRQ/B chromosome 16, HanXRQr2.0-SUNRISE, whole genome shotgun sequence. It encodes these proteins:
- the LOC118488108 gene encoding uncharacterized protein LOC118488108 isoform X2; protein product: MRERSRRKKERRRSSTAVSGGGSGVRRRLHLGPVVLDSDRRSLSRSDEYSVSGQVWVFGSATVWVRLGSRKVRSTPGHKQPKLVKGEAVRFGQRFGSSGLVRFNFGMVDSVKPSQLGQPGQLSESTRSTQLTRSTQSTFLALQH
- the LOC118488108 gene encoding uncharacterized protein LOC118488108 isoform X1, yielding MRERSRRKKERRRSSTAVSGGGSGVRRRLHLGPVVLDSDRRSLSRSDEYSVISVSGQVWVFGSATVWVRLGSRKVRSTPGHKQPKLVKGEAVRFGQRFGSSGLVRFNFGMVDSVKPSQLGQPGQLSESTRSTQLTRSTQSTFLALQH